In the genome of Taurinivorans muris, one region contains:
- a CDS encoding PD-(D/E)XK nuclease family protein, with protein sequence MRQYCKKYRQNEQNPFAVVSWQDDFLYKLQELVDCFIQEQNISMQDIVLVFPNARPKRYLTARYKKSAGQKQQAGILPQIYTSSEFYALCLHHFERGQSLFSEQEPLDRYAKLYEIVKNILQKKRNTHFSASVEIRQLEAGETDVSYKKEENGVLQMAKFYPWAESLDMLFEECFQHLIFPRNIEYADGEVSPFAQSLLADLKEIFTEYVRSMQEKRQSTPAYGLFRTARYIESYYQYQNGKTPEMADMPFEKNKGDAECFSDFMPYLLQGKCIIFAGFVSVSQAEEVILKYFWERGACLCFHTDSRLVTDIRALHYSCEEHGKWLQKWRAEAYLLGAGGERKPKISFLPAYDVHSQLQSLKKDIMPYIETAQERDDYCAVVLPNPSLLMPVLHELPNKNINISLGYPIQRTLLWQFMECIFTLQLQKKGNAGGYSYRAEDLRALLRHPYAKMLLGQGKQGNSKARAEQAAVSDDNFSTWRKVLYYAEKKLAEQGVYADCADFVQNTLFDLDNENLPYALNETLEEFIDNFFDLTVFSWEQVENLRDIGERLYALIDFLIRYGAGVWYRFPLDKEGLVRFLQNTVPSVMQNGMAEKVLPLKVLYGIVEQLVHAERVPFEADPLTGLQVLGMLETRLLRFENVFVLDCIESALPAQQNQDPLMPDSLRNMIGLPDRHSREILVAHTFYRLINGAENVYCYWQEGVLSSEIQSSKNIRSRFIEELIWEKEKNNKKEGISTPFLRAVDCGFNVPERRKKRGIPMNGALFAALESVLAFGLSAKGLNAYLQCPVKFYYQYLAKIGGKEEPEAGDNHSLFGTKIHELLKEQYQGKSRVKHDEAFARQLLQGFHEKFNKKNWQECFSAESYFMLQESGKYFLNKYCQEMPSQLEILALEQQFSHLLRHGAFSVPVHLIGYADRIDKRDDSYWIVDYKTTKINKKQAAIWKNESLLHELAEMNGNWQEEKAERCFEELAAELSDIQLPFYLYLFARDFIDKQNRVDGNANINASWIFLSERKEPCELALVSENVKSGRTAWEILKDMREKHMDTILHFILNHMVKEEKWKCKEGKYCGYCPFAEYC encoded by the coding sequence ATGCGTCAGTATTGTAAAAAGTATAGGCAAAACGAACAGAATCCGTTTGCGGTTGTTTCTTGGCAAGATGATTTTCTTTATAAGCTTCAAGAACTTGTCGATTGTTTCATACAAGAGCAAAATATTTCCATGCAGGACATAGTGCTTGTTTTTCCGAATGCCAGACCCAAACGGTATTTGACCGCGCGCTATAAAAAATCGGCAGGGCAGAAACAACAGGCAGGCATTTTGCCGCAGATTTACACAAGCTCGGAATTTTATGCGCTTTGTCTGCATCATTTCGAGCGCGGGCAGTCCTTGTTTTCAGAGCAGGAACCTTTGGATAGGTATGCGAAATTATATGAAATCGTAAAAAATATTTTGCAAAAGAAAAGGAACACCCACTTTTCAGCCAGCGTGGAAATCCGGCAATTGGAAGCCGGTGAAACAGATGTTTCTTATAAAAAAGAAGAAAACGGCGTTTTGCAAATGGCGAAATTCTACCCATGGGCGGAAAGCCTTGACATGCTGTTTGAAGAATGTTTTCAGCATTTGATTTTTCCAAGGAATATTGAATATGCCGACGGGGAGGTTTCTCCCTTCGCCCAAAGCCTGCTTGCCGATTTGAAAGAAATTTTCACGGAATATGTGCGTTCCATGCAGGAAAAAAGACAATCAACGCCGGCGTATGGTCTTTTTCGGACAGCCCGCTATATCGAGTCCTATTATCAATATCAAAATGGAAAAACGCCTGAAATGGCAGATATGCCTTTTGAAAAAAATAAGGGAGATGCGGAGTGTTTTTCTGATTTCATGCCCTATTTATTGCAGGGAAAATGCATTATTTTCGCAGGGTTCGTGTCTGTTTCGCAGGCGGAGGAAGTGATTTTGAAATATTTTTGGGAGCGGGGCGCCTGCCTTTGCTTTCATACGGACAGCCGCCTTGTGACCGATATCCGGGCTTTGCATTATTCCTGCGAAGAGCATGGGAAATGGCTGCAAAAATGGCGGGCAGAGGCTTATTTATTGGGCGCCGGCGGGGAAAGAAAACCCAAAATTTCTTTTTTGCCCGCTTATGATGTCCATTCGCAGCTGCAAAGTTTAAAAAAAGACATCATGCCTTATATTGAAACTGCGCAGGAACGTGATGATTACTGTGCCGTTGTTTTGCCGAACCCGTCTTTGCTCATGCCTGTTTTGCATGAGCTTCCCAATAAGAATATCAATATATCCCTTGGCTATCCCATACAAAGAACGCTGCTTTGGCAGTTTATGGAATGTATTTTCACTTTGCAGCTGCAAAAAAAAGGAAATGCTGGCGGGTATTCATACCGGGCGGAAGATTTGCGCGCCTTATTGCGGCACCCCTACGCGAAAATGCTTTTGGGGCAGGGCAAGCAGGGAAATTCCAAGGCAAGGGCGGAGCAAGCCGCTGTTTCCGATGATAATTTCAGCACATGGCGTAAAGTTTTGTATTATGCCGAGAAAAAATTGGCGGAACAAGGCGTGTATGCGGATTGTGCCGATTTTGTACAAAATACGCTTTTTGATTTGGATAATGAAAACCTGCCCTATGCGTTGAATGAAACCTTGGAAGAATTTATTGACAATTTTTTCGATTTGACGGTTTTTTCCTGGGAACAAGTTGAAAATTTGCGTGATATCGGCGAACGGCTTTATGCGTTGATTGATTTTTTAATACGTTACGGAGCCGGGGTTTGGTATCGTTTTCCTTTGGATAAGGAAGGGCTTGTGCGATTTTTGCAAAACACCGTGCCTTCCGTCATGCAAAACGGCATGGCGGAAAAGGTACTTCCTTTGAAAGTGTTATACGGTATTGTGGAACAGCTTGTTCATGCGGAACGTGTTCCTTTTGAGGCGGATCCGTTAACCGGTTTGCAGGTTCTCGGCATGCTTGAAACCCGCTTGCTTCGTTTTGAAAATGTTTTTGTACTTGACTGCATTGAGAGCGCTTTGCCCGCCCAGCAGAACCAAGATCCGCTGATGCCCGATTCCCTTCGGAATATGATTGGTTTGCCGGATAGGCACAGCCGGGAGATTTTGGTCGCCCATACCTTTTACCGGCTTATCAATGGGGCGGAAAACGTGTACTGCTATTGGCAGGAAGGCGTGCTTTCTTCAGAAATTCAAAGTTCAAAAAATATCCGTTCCCGCTTTATTGAGGAATTGATTTGGGAAAAAGAAAAGAACAATAAAAAAGAGGGGATAAGCACTCCTTTTCTAAGGGCTGTTGATTGCGGTTTCAATGTTCCCGAACGGCGGAAAAAACGCGGTATTCCGATGAACGGCGCTCTATTTGCCGCGCTGGAGAGTGTTCTTGCGTTCGGGCTTTCCGCAAAAGGTTTGAACGCGTATTTGCAATGCCCTGTAAAGTTTTATTATCAGTATTTGGCGAAAATAGGCGGAAAGGAAGAGCCGGAAGCGGGAGACAATCATTCGCTTTTCGGAACGAAAATCCATGAACTGTTAAAAGAACAGTATCAAGGCAAAAGCCGTGTCAAGCATGATGAGGCGTTCGCCCGGCAGCTGCTGCAGGGTTTTCATGAAAAATTCAACAAGAAAAACTGGCAGGAGTGTTTTTCCGCCGAAAGTTATTTCATGCTTCAGGAATCCGGGAAATACTTTTTGAACAAATATTGTCAGGAAATGCCCAGCCAGCTTGAAATCCTTGCATTGGAACAGCAGTTTTCCCATTTATTGCGGCATGGGGCTTTTTCTGTTCCCGTTCATTTGATAGGATATGCCGACAGGATAGACAAGCGGGATGACAGTTATTGGATTGTCGATTATAAAACGACGAAAATCAATAAAAAGCAGGCGGCAATATGGAAAAATGAGAGCCTGCTGCATGAGTTGGCAGAAATGAACGGAAATTGGCAGGAAGAAAAGGCGGAACGCTGCTTTGAAGAATTGGCGGCGGAGCTTTCCGATATTCAATTGCCTTTTTATTTGTATTTGTTTGCAAGAGATTTTATTGATAAGCAAAACCGTGTTGACGGGAATGCGAACATTAATGCGTCTTGGATATTTTTAAGCGAGCGGAAAGAACCCTGTGAGCTTGCTCTTGTTTCTGAAAATGTCAAAAGCGGGCGGACAGCGTGGGAGATATTGAAAGATATGCGGGAAAAGCATATGGATACTATCCTGCATTTTATCTTGAACCACATGGTAAAGGAAGAAAAATGGAAATGCAAAGAGGGCAAGTATTGCGGATATTGTCCGTTTGCCGAATATTGTTAA
- a CDS encoding UvrD-helicase domain-containing protein: MIEYPLTKMNASAGSGKTYALTNQFVDLLFASDLAPCESCKPATNKKKYNFSELLAITFTNLAANQMKEKVIQILKQYAFKEIPCASEEEKEEKSKQAHAMLESIFRQYGALNIRTIDSLLNQILGLFALELGYSPHFKASFGSRDCIDELYARLAEESLANEESMESGTINYAPVFHELCKNVFDSDNYDTFFAKSSVKERLIKLIEYSITHNHYFVFDEIREAEQNYAFFRQEKEKCATIIKSNLESLQNLIESDGIAVNAYFKKALNNAFDGDFSSATLKKENFSQVLLKGNKADTDEASFLYEELKKNIAKAGEAQFLSDSFRLNLPLMKLSRVINLALTLYEQEEQRVNTQKMPHIIAWLLGKEECGLQSDFLVQKKEEEQLVSAAFCRLGTRLKHILYDEFQDTSKAQWKALKDLSAEALANGGSVLFVGDVKQAIYGWRGGDSSLFHNAPKELIPYAGKLNEGNLAYNWRSAGNIIQWNNVFFKSLLDLDKGNALELLLPNSAKEGSSETLFAEMKESLKADYEFIEQKIPESRREKTEGEGLVEVHFLPGEDYFDIAALALLPEIVRNLYEKHKEYGKIAILTVKNEQASRVSQVLLSHGIPVVSQGSLGLKEHPVIVEMMAFLRFLANPLDDGAFCQVLLSRHIFLEDFYSACPAEEVWNFLIAERKGACFNAFREKYPLLWQTYFHVLVDGASLLTAYDTLCELYERMAVLERNPDASLYLLRLKELAYLAEENGIVDINAFLSWWEENGDEEKAPLPEGLNSVSVLTIHKSKGLEYDAVIVPWHDFRIAVPDNVQKMSIPYGGKTYTVYSALNKECAERYEQALLEKVKESINDTYVAWTRAKSELHIFMPAVCREKTERNFYRFMGALLHELEKSPEMELDKNENLLRFGKQSDFPIISEESLQLAKYALFGDETYEGLQENKKQAVDLLLAGYMVKNGGGDDLKLRILADDAFHVAKKLSHILCPVRKEKEKERETKAKPKETVDYEHSMGWLPQLRIFRSDLEEVQGHKKLSANKRGTLIHKSLEYLVLSGNIAEDCKRAVYEAMKYLPFGRFLDSGGQNIVSGNASQYEVLYDEVQKDLRWFASLEEPFGGAALWFKYGYKEHGIADEKGSLFRVDLLVEMPERLRREYQDSAYIAIDYKTGYAGEDLPIKSNREQILNYVELLAKATGKKAVGLLVYLDVRKCCIVESE; encoded by the coding sequence ATGATTGAATATCCATTAACAAAAATGAATGCGTCAGCAGGTTCCGGAAAAACCTATGCTTTGACCAATCAATTTGTGGATTTGCTTTTTGCAAGCGATCTTGCCCCCTGTGAAAGCTGTAAGCCCGCAACAAATAAGAAAAAATATAATTTTTCCGAATTGCTGGCGATTACGTTTACCAATCTTGCAGCCAACCAGATGAAAGAAAAAGTAATTCAAATTTTAAAGCAGTATGCGTTTAAAGAAATACCATGCGCAAGCGAAGAAGAAAAAGAAGAAAAATCAAAACAAGCCCATGCCATGCTTGAAAGTATTTTCCGGCAATACGGGGCGTTGAATATTCGGACCATCGACAGTTTGCTCAATCAGATTTTAGGGCTTTTCGCTTTGGAACTCGGATATTCCCCTCATTTTAAAGCAAGTTTCGGTTCCAGGGACTGTATTGACGAACTCTATGCCCGTCTTGCCGAAGAAAGCCTTGCGAACGAAGAAAGCATGGAAAGCGGAACAATCAATTATGCGCCTGTTTTTCACGAACTTTGCAAAAACGTGTTTGACTCCGATAACTATGACACGTTTTTTGCCAAATCATCCGTGAAAGAACGGCTTATTAAACTTATCGAATATTCGATTACGCACAATCATTATTTTGTTTTTGATGAAATACGGGAAGCGGAACAAAATTATGCTTTTTTCCGGCAAGAAAAGGAAAAATGCGCAACTATCATCAAGTCGAATTTGGAAAGCCTGCAAAATCTGATAGAGAGCGATGGTATCGCCGTGAACGCATATTTTAAAAAAGCGCTGAACAATGCGTTTGACGGTGATTTTTCTTCGGCTACCCTGAAAAAAGAAAATTTCAGCCAAGTTCTTTTAAAAGGAAATAAAGCGGATACAGACGAGGCTTCTTTTCTGTATGAGGAATTGAAAAAAAATATTGCGAAAGCCGGTGAGGCGCAGTTTTTGTCGGATAGTTTCCGTTTAAATCTTCCTTTGATGAAACTCAGCCGTGTTATCAATCTTGCCTTGACTCTTTACGAACAAGAAGAGCAACGTGTCAATACGCAAAAAATGCCCCATATTATCGCATGGCTTCTCGGCAAGGAAGAATGCGGTCTGCAAAGCGATTTTCTGGTGCAGAAAAAAGAGGAAGAGCAGCTTGTTTCCGCCGCTTTTTGCCGTTTGGGAACAAGGCTCAAACATATTTTATACGATGAGTTTCAAGACACAAGCAAGGCGCAATGGAAAGCGTTGAAAGATTTGTCGGCTGAAGCTCTCGCAAACGGCGGTTCCGTTCTTTTTGTGGGTGATGTGAAGCAGGCTATTTACGGCTGGCGGGGGGGAGATTCTTCTCTTTTTCATAATGCGCCGAAAGAATTGATTCCTTACGCCGGTAAGCTGAATGAGGGAAATTTAGCCTATAATTGGCGGAGTGCGGGAAATATCATTCAATGGAACAATGTTTTTTTTAAAAGCCTGTTGGATTTGGATAAAGGCAATGCATTGGAATTGCTTTTGCCAAATTCCGCGAAAGAGGGGAGTTCGGAAACGCTTTTTGCTGAAATGAAAGAAAGTTTAAAAGCCGATTATGAATTTATTGAACAAAAAATTCCGGAGAGCCGCAGAGAAAAGACCGAGGGAGAGGGACTTGTCGAGGTTCATTTTTTGCCGGGAGAAGATTATTTTGATATTGCGGCGCTTGCCCTGCTTCCGGAAATAGTGCGGAATTTATATGAAAAACATAAGGAATACGGCAAAATCGCAATCTTGACAGTGAAAAACGAACAAGCTTCCCGGGTTTCGCAGGTTCTTTTGAGTCACGGCATTCCCGTTGTCAGCCAAGGCAGTTTGGGCTTGAAAGAACACCCCGTCATCGTTGAAATGATGGCTTTTCTGCGTTTTTTGGCAAATCCTCTGGACGACGGCGCTTTTTGCCAAGTCCTTTTAAGCCGGCATATTTTTCTTGAAGATTTTTACTCCGCCTGTCCTGCGGAAGAAGTATGGAATTTTTTGATTGCCGAACGCAAAGGGGCTTGTTTTAATGCCTTCAGAGAAAAATATCCTCTTTTGTGGCAAACATATTTTCATGTGCTTGTAGACGGCGCAAGCCTTTTGACAGCGTATGACACATTGTGCGAACTGTATGAACGCATGGCGGTACTGGAGAGAAATCCCGACGCTTCCTTATATTTGCTGCGCCTGAAAGAACTTGCGTATTTGGCGGAAGAGAACGGCATTGTCGATATAAACGCCTTTCTGTCGTGGTGGGAGGAAAACGGGGATGAGGAAAAAGCCCCTTTGCCTGAAGGCTTGAATTCCGTTTCCGTTTTAACCATTCATAAATCAAAAGGCTTGGAATATGACGCCGTTATTGTTCCATGGCATGATTTCAGGATCGCCGTTCCGGACAATGTTCAAAAAATGAGCATTCCTTACGGGGGTAAAACGTATACCGTTTATTCCGCGCTGAACAAAGAATGCGCGGAACGTTACGAGCAAGCGCTTCTGGAGAAAGTCAAAGAAAGCATTAATGATACGTATGTCGCTTGGACAAGGGCTAAATCTGAATTGCATATTTTTATGCCTGCTGTTTGCAGGGAAAAAACGGAAAGGAATTTTTACCGTTTTATGGGCGCATTGCTTCATGAGCTTGAGAAATCTCCGGAAATGGAATTGGATAAAAATGAAAACCTGCTGCGGTTTGGCAAGCAATCCGATTTTCCAATTATTTCTGAAGAGAGCTTGCAGCTTGCGAAGTATGCCCTTTTTGGGGATGAAACGTATGAGGGCTTGCAGGAAAACAAAAAACAAGCTGTCGATTTGCTGCTTGCCGGCTATATGGTGAAAAATGGCGGCGGCGACGATTTGAAACTCAGGATATTGGCTGACGATGCGTTCCATGTTGCCAAAAAACTTTCGCATATTCTTTGCCCTGTCCGAAAGGAAAAGGAAAAAGAGAGGGAAACAAAGGCAAAACCGAAAGAAACGGTCGATTATGAACACAGTATGGGCTGGCTGCCGCAGCTTCGTATTTTCCGCTCCGATTTGGAGGAAGTGCAGGGGCATAAGAAATTATCCGCTAACAAACGGGGAACGCTTATTCACAAGAGTCTGGAGTATTTAGTGCTTTCCGGAAATATTGCCGAGGATTGCAAACGGGCGGTGTATGAGGCGATGAAATATTTGCCTTTTGGGCGTTTTTTGGACAGCGGCGGGCAAAACATTGTTTCAGGCAATGCTTCCCAATATGAAGTTTTGTATGATGAAGTGCAAAAAGATTTGCGGTGGTTCGCTTCTTTGGAAGAACCGTTTGGCGGTGCCGCTTTGTGGTTTAAATATGGATATAAGGAACACGGGATTGCCGATGAAAAAGGCAGCTTGTTCCGCGTGGACCTGTTGGTGGAAATGCCGGAGCGGCTCCGCAGGGAATATCAGGATAGCGCCTATATAGCCATCGATTATAAAACAGGATATGCGGGAGAGGATTTGCCGATAAAGAGCAATAGGGAGCAAATTCTGAATTATGTCGAATTGTTGGCAAAAGCGACAGGGAAAAAGGCGGTCGGGTTATTGGTGTATTTGGATGTACGGAAATGCTGTATTGTAGAGAGTGAATAA
- a CDS encoding ATP-dependent 6-phosphofructokinase — translation MQKTFTIKTLGQCGFDNPRKHGAISDEYIPVYVSEEFMKACGNASENDAATLYFQEAGPREKIFFEPEKTKVAIVTCGGLCPGLNDVIRSIVMELWHGYGVRDIIGIPYGLEGFIPKKYGHKLIELTPDVVSTIYMLGGTILGSSRGAQNFDEIADFLNEKGINLLFVLGGDGTMKAAKAISTAVKEHGLTLSVIGIPKTIDNDINFVEQSFGFATAVDEATKAIAAAHTEAVGMNNGIGIVKLMGRESGFIAAHAAVSLSLVNFVLIPEVRFALHGEGGLLPALEERLAKRHHAVIVVAEGAGQYLMQETGQKDSSGNIILQDIGGYLQKEIKAYFREKDFPVVIKYIDPSYMVRAVPANAHDRVYCGFLGRLAVDAGMSGKTEMVVSKLMGRFVHLPFELVTKQRRKLDIASHYWHSVLAATGQGHLKGML, via the coding sequence ATGCAAAAGACATTTACGATAAAAACCTTGGGGCAGTGCGGTTTTGACAATCCGAGAAAGCATGGCGCCATCAGCGACGAATACATTCCTGTTTATGTTTCCGAAGAATTTATGAAAGCGTGCGGTAATGCGTCGGAAAATGACGCAGCCACATTATATTTTCAGGAAGCAGGTCCGAGAGAAAAAATTTTCTTTGAACCGGAAAAAACAAAGGTCGCCATTGTGACATGCGGCGGTTTGTGCCCGGGGCTCAACGATGTGATCCGTTCCATTGTCATGGAATTATGGCATGGATACGGCGTGCGGGACATTATCGGCATTCCTTACGGCTTGGAGGGGTTTATCCCTAAAAAATACGGACATAAGCTTATTGAGCTGACCCCTGATGTTGTTTCAACAATTTATATGTTGGGCGGAACAATTTTAGGTTCTTCACGCGGAGCGCAGAATTTTGACGAAATAGCGGATTTTTTGAATGAGAAAGGGATTAATTTGCTTTTCGTGCTTGGCGGCGACGGTACCATGAAAGCCGCAAAGGCTATTTCAACAGCGGTGAAAGAGCATGGTTTGACCCTGTCGGTTATCGGTATTCCTAAAACTATCGATAATGACATCAATTTTGTGGAGCAGTCTTTCGGGTTCGCCACCGCTGTTGACGAGGCGACAAAAGCCATTGCGGCGGCGCATACCGAAGCTGTCGGCATGAATAACGGCATAGGAATTGTCAAGCTTATGGGACGCGAGTCGGGCTTTATCGCCGCCCATGCCGCTGTTTCTTTAAGTTTGGTGAATTTTGTGCTTATTCCTGAAGTGCGCTTCGCATTGCACGGGGAAGGAGGGCTTTTGCCCGCTTTGGAAGAAAGGCTTGCCAAACGGCATCATGCTGTCATCGTGGTCGCAGAGGGGGCGGGGCAATACCTCATGCAGGAAACCGGGCAGAAAGACAGTTCCGGAAATATTATTTTACAGGATATCGGCGGTTATTTGCAAAAAGAGATAAAAGCGTATTTCAGGGAAAAAGATTTTCCCGTGGTAATAAAATATATCGACCCCAGCTATATGGTGCGTGCTGTGCCCGCCAATGCCCATGACAGGGTTTATTGCGGTTTTTTGGGACGGCTTGCGGTTGACGCAGGCATGAGCGGCAAGACGGAAATGGTGGTGTCAAAACTTATGGGACGTTTTGTGCATTTGCCTTTTGAACTGGTGACCAAGCAGCGCAGGAAACTGGATATTGCTTCGCATTACTGGCATTCTGTTTTGGCTGCGACAGGGCAGGGGCATTTAAAAGGCATGTTATGA
- the ftsY gene encoding signal recognition particle-docking protein FtsY — MGFFSAVKKLFGSETAKENTQEVFLESASAEELEQFTIQLRQCEPKLSAWLQVILGGVDKADDVLWARLGILLNALETPEEEAKRFIGDFRAWTKKMDYRQVADFRSELQYRLALALDMEDEESEKDLVFAKLQSGLEKTRNQLGKGLQAVIAGHGKAGEAFFEDLEELFIMSDIGAELSLQLVEKLRRHAKQNNIEGTKELLPFLQKEVRELFKTPRRISAVNLPEVVLLVGVNGVGKTTTIAKLAYRAKMQGKKILIAGADTFRAAAVEQLEEWAKRIGVDFYSKGSGADPAAVAYEAMDKALAGNYDLVFIDTAGRLHNKSNLMDELQKIKNVLGKKHEGAPHRSILVIDATTGQNAIQQTKVFKEIGGVTEIILTKLDGTAKGGVAMAVAHAFEVPITYVGLGEKMEDLRPFDCDDFAKALLGDIAE; from the coding sequence ATGGGATTTTTTTCTGCAGTCAAAAAGTTATTCGGCTCCGAAACGGCAAAAGAGAATACGCAGGAAGTTTTTCTTGAAAGCGCAAGCGCGGAAGAGCTGGAACAGTTCACTATTCAATTAAGACAGTGTGAGCCGAAGCTTTCCGCATGGCTGCAAGTCATTCTGGGAGGCGTGGATAAGGCGGACGATGTTTTATGGGCGAGACTCGGAATTTTGCTGAACGCCCTTGAAACCCCGGAAGAGGAAGCAAAACGATTCATCGGTGATTTTCGTGCCTGGACGAAAAAAATGGATTATCGGCAAGTTGCCGATTTTCGTTCGGAATTGCAGTACCGTTTGGCGCTCGCCCTTGATATGGAAGACGAAGAAAGCGAAAAGGACCTTGTTTTTGCAAAATTGCAAAGCGGGCTGGAAAAAACGAGAAATCAGCTTGGTAAGGGTCTGCAAGCCGTTATCGCCGGGCACGGTAAAGCGGGCGAAGCCTTTTTCGAGGATTTGGAAGAACTTTTCATCATGTCGGACATCGGGGCGGAATTGTCTTTGCAGCTGGTTGAAAAATTACGTCGTCACGCCAAGCAGAACAATATTGAGGGCACAAAAGAGCTGCTGCCTTTTTTGCAGAAAGAAGTGCGTGAACTTTTTAAAACGCCGCGGCGCATCAGCGCTGTCAATCTGCCTGAAGTGGTGCTTTTGGTAGGGGTGAACGGCGTCGGGAAAACGACGACTATCGCCAAACTCGCTTACAGAGCCAAAATGCAGGGAAAGAAAATCCTCATTGCAGGGGCTGATACGTTCAGAGCCGCCGCCGTGGAACAGTTGGAAGAATGGGCGAAGCGTATCGGCGTTGATTTTTATTCAAAAGGAAGCGGCGCCGATCCCGCAGCTGTCGCTTATGAGGCTATGGATAAGGCTTTGGCGGGGAATTACGATTTGGTTTTCATCGATACGGCAGGCAGGCTGCATAATAAGAGCAATTTAATGGACGAATTGCAAAAAATTAAAAATGTGCTTGGCAAAAAGCATGAGGGCGCGCCCCACAGAAGCATTCTTGTCATTGACGCGACCACAGGGCAAAACGCCATTCAGCAGACAAAAGTATTTAAAGAAATCGGCGGGGTGACGGAAATCATTTTGACCAAGCTTGACGGAACCGCCAAAGGCGGTGTCGCCATGGCTGTCGCCCATGCTTTTGAAGTTCCGATAACCTATGTGGGGCTTGGGGAAAAAATGGAAGATTTGCGTCCTTTCGATTGTGATGATTTCGCAAAAGCTTTGCTCGGCGATATTGCGGAATAA
- a CDS encoding DVU0772 family protein translates to MKTLKDAASLNIDWNLAPEDAVTLYLEWGNNNWHAEHAPVRSKDDFATYFVVDNWEEKPTLRLVRRNSEQAVDLLVLDLPKDLEEEFKKEHEGLKGLYSPSEKIKDWLKKEIYA, encoded by the coding sequence ATAAAAACATTGAAAGATGCGGCTTCTCTCAACATAGATTGGAATCTTGCGCCGGAAGACGCCGTAACCCTCTATTTGGAATGGGGAAACAACAATTGGCATGCGGAGCACGCACCGGTCCGTTCAAAAGATGATTTCGCAACCTATTTCGTCGTGGACAATTGGGAAGAAAAACCCACGCTGCGCCTTGTCCGCCGCAACTCCGAACAGGCCGTCGATCTGCTCGTTCTTGATTTGCCTAAGGATTTGGAAGAAGAATTTAAAAAAGAACACGAAGGCTTAAAAGGTTTGTATTCTCCTTCCGAAAAAATCAAAGACTGGCTGAAAAAAGAAATTTATGCATAA